A window of Maniola hyperantus chromosome 26, iAphHyp1.2, whole genome shotgun sequence contains these coding sequences:
- the Gbs-70E gene encoding protein phosphatase 1 regulatory subunit 3C, with product MCAAIDMLGSEQMFYGRSPPAGFLSDYTPQVKRPIKLTSRGYSAPCLSLLKPIQLTLKAAPRSCIKISTDKTKKRVVFADDRGYALEQVKFMTEPSHVPPFWALKIIASPPPERKPPVRMTDVWEPRFPQPASDYVAFRQRINEEFVSLENVIVKQDECAVDGTVKVKNLDFNKEVFIRTTSDGWRTQEDTYCAFVEPGPLNQAGVSSYDTFGFRLQLPIHSRRLDFCVCFRCKGVEYWDNRNGENYTIEKSSVRKSPAIACARINYGNSWTNKSSNDGNTPYW from the coding sequence ATGTGTGCCGCAATAGACATGCTCGGCTCCGAGCAAATGTTCTACGGCCGAAGCCCTCCGGCCGGGTTCTTGTCAGACTACACGCCGCAAGTGAAGAGGCCGATCAAACTGACGTCCAGAGGGTACTCAGCGCCATGCCTCTCACTTCTAAAACCGATACAACTCACACTGAAAGCGGCTCCAAGATCTTGCATCAAGATTTCAACAGATAAGACGAAGAAACGGGTAGTTTTTGCCGATGACAGAGGATATGCATTAGAACAAGTGAAGTTCATGACAGAACCGTCACATGTCCCTCCATTTTGGGCGTTGAAAATCATAGCGAGCCCTCCTCCAGAGCGAAAACCCCCCGTTCGCATGACAGACGTTTGGGAGCCGAGATTTCCCCAACCAGCATCAGATTATGTAGCATTCCGTCAAAGAATTAATGAAGAATTTGTGTCCTTAGAAAACGTAATAGTCAAACAGGATGAGTGTGCTGTTGACGGGACGGTAAAAGTAAAAAACTTGGATTTCAATAAGGAAGTCTTTATCAGAACAACATCTGACGGATGGAGGACGCAAGAAGACACGTATTGTGCGTTTGTGGAGCCAGGACCTTTGAATCAAGCAGGAGTTTCATCCTATGACACTTTTGGATTTCGTCTGCAGTTACCTATCCATTCTCGGAGATTGGATTTCTGTGTGTGCTTCCGTTGCAAAGGCGTCGAGTATTGGGACAATAGAAACGGTGAAAACTACACGATAGAAAAGTCGTCGGTTAGAAAATCACCGGCGATCGCGTGTGCCAGAATCAATTATGGAAATTCTTGGACGAACAAATCTAGCAACGATGGGAACACTCCGTACTGGTGA